One stretch of Halobacillus litoralis DNA includes these proteins:
- a CDS encoding SDR family oxidoreductase produces the protein MSNQKKDIQPKQHQDRQPGFEHEMNPLPEYVDPNYKGSDKLKGKVAVITGGDSGIGRAVSLYFAKEGADVAVLYLNEQKDAEKTKQLIEAEGRTCRLYNGEIGSAAFCEETVQRIKTDFGKIDVLVNNAAMQFPQKDITAITNQQLEKTFRVNFFSYVYMAKAIIPHLQKGSTIINTSSVTAYEGNEQLIDYSSTKGAITTFTRSLAKSLVSKGIRVNGVAPGPVWTPLIPASFDKQKVAEFGSTNPMGRPGQPYELAPAYVYLASNDSSYVTGQMIHVNGGIPVNG, from the coding sequence ATGAGCAATCAAAAGAAGGATATTCAGCCGAAGCAGCACCAGGATCGACAGCCGGGTTTCGAACATGAAATGAATCCGCTTCCGGAATATGTGGATCCAAACTATAAAGGAAGTGATAAGTTAAAGGGAAAAGTCGCTGTAATCACTGGAGGGGACAGTGGAATTGGGCGTGCAGTAAGCTTGTACTTCGCTAAGGAAGGAGCGGACGTTGCTGTTTTATACCTCAACGAACAGAAAGATGCTGAGAAGACGAAACAGTTGATCGAAGCGGAAGGTCGCACATGCCGCCTATATAATGGAGAGATCGGAAGTGCAGCGTTCTGTGAAGAAACTGTTCAGCGTATCAAAACAGACTTCGGAAAGATTGATGTGCTCGTAAACAATGCAGCGATGCAATTCCCACAAAAAGACATCACTGCTATCACGAATCAGCAGCTTGAGAAGACCTTTCGCGTGAATTTCTTTTCTTATGTATATATGGCTAAAGCGATTATCCCTCACCTACAAAAAGGAAGCACCATCATTAACACCTCTTCGGTTACCGCTTATGAGGGGAACGAGCAATTGATAGACTATTCTTCAACCAAAGGTGCCATTACCACATTCACGCGTTCTCTCGCCAAGTCCTTAGTAAGTAAAGGCATCCGTGTGAACGGCGTCGCACCTGGACCAGTTTGGACACCATTGATCCCTGCAAGTTTCGATAAACAAAAAGTGGCGGAATTCGGTTCTACGAATCCAATGGGGCGTCCGGGACAACCGTATGAGCTCGCTCCTGCTTATGTCTATTTAGCAAGTAATGATTCCAGCTACGTGACTGGTCAAATGATCCACGTAAATGGTGGCATACCTGTAAATGGGTAA
- a CDS encoding alkaline phosphatase, which produces MKKLLPVALSTSLILGGSAFTINDEVLAKPNEEKGKVENIIFLIGDGMGPNYTSAYRYFKDDPATPYTENTAFDEHLIGMQETYSWDTEESITDSAAAATSMAAGIKTYNNAIAVDMQKNEVKTTLELAKEKGKATGLVATSQVNHATPASFGSHDESRHNYNDIADDYYDEKVNGEHKIDVILGGGTSYFKREDRDLAKDLQDDGYSYVESREELMEDSNEQIVGLFAPKGMDKMIDRSSDAPSLKEMTSSALDRLSKDKDGFFLMVEGSQVDWAGHDNDAVAAMSEMQDFEAAYEEAIEFAKNNKNTLVVTTADHSTGGMTVGRDGEYQWNPEPLKAAKRTPDFMASEIAEGAGVEETLEQYIDLELTDEEVQSVKDAAENGSVTEIDNAIEHIFDIRSGTGWTTGGHTGEDVIVYGYGPQSQQFAGLHDNHEVGQKVMNLMENGKIKK; this is translated from the coding sequence ATGAAAAAATTATTGCCAGTGGCTCTATCCACATCTTTGATTCTAGGGGGTTCTGCTTTTACTATTAACGATGAAGTTCTTGCAAAACCTAACGAAGAAAAAGGAAAGGTAGAGAACATTATCTTTCTAATTGGGGATGGCATGGGCCCTAACTATACATCTGCTTACCGTTACTTCAAGGATGATCCTGCTACTCCTTATACGGAAAACACGGCATTCGATGAGCATTTAATAGGCATGCAGGAAACTTATTCCTGGGATACAGAAGAGAGCATTACGGATTCGGCTGCAGCAGCAACCTCAATGGCAGCTGGAATTAAAACCTATAACAATGCCATTGCTGTGGACATGCAGAAGAATGAAGTGAAAACTACTCTCGAGTTGGCGAAGGAAAAAGGAAAAGCCACTGGCCTTGTAGCTACATCTCAAGTGAATCACGCTACACCTGCTTCATTTGGTTCACACGATGAATCTCGCCACAATTACAATGATATCGCTGATGATTACTATGATGAAAAAGTGAATGGTGAACACAAGATTGACGTAATACTTGGAGGAGGTACTTCTTATTTCAAAAGGGAAGACCGCGACTTGGCCAAGGATTTGCAGGATGATGGATACAGCTATGTGGAATCTCGTGAGGAACTAATGGAAGATTCTAATGAACAAATTGTTGGTTTATTCGCTCCTAAAGGGATGGACAAGATGATTGACCGCTCTTCCGATGCTCCTTCCTTAAAGGAAATGACTTCTTCCGCTTTGGACAGGCTGAGCAAGGACAAAGATGGTTTCTTCCTTATGGTTGAAGGTAGTCAGGTCGACTGGGCGGGTCATGATAATGATGCGGTAGCGGCGATGAGTGAAATGCAGGACTTTGAAGCTGCTTATGAAGAAGCTATTGAGTTTGCAAAGAACAATAAGAATACATTGGTTGTTACGACAGCCGACCACTCTACAGGTGGAATGACGGTAGGACGGGATGGAGAATATCAGTGGAATCCTGAACCTTTAAAAGCTGCGAAACGTACACCGGACTTTATGGCTTCTGAGATTGCAGAAGGTGCAGGGGTTGAGGAGACGTTAGAGCAGTATATCGATCTTGAATTAACCGACGAGGAAGTTCAATCTGTCAAAGATGCAGCAGAAAATGGATCAGTCACGGAGATTGATAATGCGATTGAGCACATTTTCGATATTCGCTCCGGTACAGGTTGGACAACCGGCGGCCATACAGGGGAAGATGTAATTGTTTACGGTTATGGACCTCAGTCTCAACAGTTCGCAGGACTGCATGATAACCATGAAGTTGGTCAAAAAGTCATGAACTTGATGGAAAATGGAAAGATAAAAAAATAG
- a CDS encoding DUF3889 domain-containing protein codes for MAQSAYPNYNATDYSKVSQTQQNGNVKEVYKFVMESPQETMSIEGAVIYNPATDRIISINFKEIS; via the coding sequence ATCGCTCAGTCGGCCTATCCAAATTATAATGCCACAGACTATAGTAAAGTAAGCCAAACCCAGCAGAACGGTAACGTAAAGGAAGTTTACAAGTTTGTTATGGAATCCCCTCAGGAAACGATGAGCATCGAAGGAGCGGTCATCTATAATCCAGCGACAGACCGAATCATTTCTATCAACTTCAAGGAAATTTCATAA
- a CDS encoding DUF2254 domain-containing protein, whose translation MNKGKVWINLRDSFWFLPTIYSILSIIAVAITALIDQWVISEYKNNIPSLFLTKSSVAQTLYGSMVTSILTMTTISFSTIMVVLTTYTTQFSPRTLQDFMKSRVTQHVLGVFSFGFIFSLINLFLLGKEPGLGLVSPLFTVVVSIICLAFFILFIHHSSRFLKVNNLIGSIRKSTSTLIAKTFEEKNYQTATEWDDNELKSLDQSKAQIIQAEKSGYVQNVQYGSLIKWAEDHTLILETNFLMGDYIQKGMPLFYYWRDSDRELKNPQECAALVLIGNERIDTQDVEFSIQKLVEIAVRAISPSMNDPHTATNCINRIGSLLIELISVYEPIRYYIDADEDLRLIAQPKSFEEYLYKSFYQIKIYGYHDISVMNSVVESLYKIAAMHDQAVQQDVWAFGKTIINAVKVEELDELDFKRFNNEVEKLAQACNKDFTLQKS comes from the coding sequence ATGAACAAAGGAAAGGTTTGGATCAATCTCAGAGATAGTTTTTGGTTTCTCCCTACGATATACAGTATCCTTTCAATCATTGCTGTGGCGATAACCGCCCTCATTGATCAATGGGTCATATCCGAATACAAAAACAACATACCTTCTCTCTTTTTGACGAAGTCTTCGGTTGCTCAAACGTTATATGGCTCGATGGTTACCTCTATCTTAACGATGACAACCATCAGCTTTTCGACCATCATGGTTGTACTGACAACGTACACTACACAATTTTCGCCCCGTACCCTTCAGGACTTCATGAAGAGTCGTGTGACTCAACATGTGCTGGGTGTGTTTTCTTTTGGATTTATTTTTTCACTTATCAACTTGTTTCTATTAGGAAAAGAACCGGGCTTAGGGTTGGTCAGTCCCCTCTTTACGGTGGTCGTCTCCATTATTTGTTTAGCATTTTTCATCCTGTTCATTCACCATTCATCACGGTTCCTAAAAGTTAACAACTTAATTGGTTCAATAAGAAAAAGCACCTCCACACTTATCGCAAAAACATTTGAAGAAAAAAATTATCAAACAGCGACGGAATGGGATGACAACGAGCTCAAATCATTAGACCAGTCAAAAGCTCAAATCATCCAAGCTGAGAAATCCGGCTACGTTCAAAATGTCCAATACGGCTCTCTTATTAAGTGGGCAGAAGATCATACACTCATACTCGAAACGAATTTTTTAATGGGAGACTACATCCAAAAAGGAATGCCCCTCTTTTATTATTGGAGAGATTCGGATCGTGAACTTAAAAACCCTCAGGAATGTGCCGCGCTTGTTCTAATTGGGAATGAACGGATTGATACTCAGGATGTCGAATTTTCTATACAAAAGCTGGTAGAGATTGCAGTCAGAGCCATTTCACCCAGCATGAATGACCCTCATACAGCGACCAACTGTATTAACAGAATTGGGTCACTTCTTATAGAGTTGATATCGGTTTATGAACCAATCCGATACTATATTGATGCTGATGAGGACCTTCGTCTAATAGCACAGCCAAAATCCTTTGAAGAGTATCTGTATAAGAGCTTTTACCAAATAAAAATATACGGTTATCATGATATATCCGTTATGAATAGTGTCGTAGAATCTTTGTACAAAATCGCCGCTATGCACGATCAAGCGGTTCAACAAGATGTTTGGGCATTCGGAAAGACAATCATTAATGCTGTGAAAGTTGAAGAATTGGATGAACTCGATTTCAAGAGGTTCAATAACGAGGTGGAAAAATTAGCCCAAGCTTGTAACAAAGATTTCACTTTACAAAAGTCATAG
- a CDS encoding alpha/beta hydrolase, which translates to MSRDGSMTEYTIDSQYLQETMTLRVYTPKNFSPLYKYHFCIMQDGNDYYSMGRAATLSDKLHKENKIENTIFIGIHYNDKYDRQDKYHPDGKKQGEYVNFLIREVVPFLDDELPGYCMGRGRTLVGDSLAGTLALMTAVKFPNIFGNVIMQSPYVDEHVKEVVQSTRDFSSLTIYHTIGMEETDVETTEGARKNFLEPNRELREFLNRQPLAYTYHELDGDHTWGTWQKDFERALLKMFGKE; encoded by the coding sequence ATGAGTAGAGACGGATCCATGACAGAATACACCATTGATAGTCAATACTTACAGGAGACAATGACACTGAGGGTGTATACCCCGAAAAATTTCTCTCCATTATACAAATACCATTTCTGTATCATGCAGGATGGAAACGATTATTACTCGATGGGACGCGCGGCCACATTGAGTGATAAACTCCATAAAGAGAATAAGATTGAGAACACCATTTTCATCGGTATCCATTATAATGACAAATATGACCGCCAAGACAAATACCATCCAGACGGGAAGAAACAGGGGGAATACGTGAATTTCCTCATACGTGAAGTTGTCCCTTTCCTTGATGATGAATTGCCTGGTTACTGTATGGGGCGCGGCCGCACGCTTGTCGGTGACTCTTTAGCAGGAACACTTGCGTTGATGACAGCGGTTAAATTCCCGAATATCTTCGGTAATGTCATTATGCAGAGTCCTTATGTGGATGAACATGTGAAAGAAGTCGTGCAATCCACCAGAGACTTTTCTTCCTTGACCATTTATCACACCATTGGAATGGAAGAAACAGATGTCGAAACAACAGAAGGAGCAAGAAAGAATTTTCTTGAACCTAACCGCGAACTGCGCGAATTCTTGAATCGCCAGCCTCTTGCCTACACGTATCATGAATTAGATGGTGATCATACATGGGGAACATGGCAGAAGGATTTTGAACGTGCTTTATTGAAAATGTTTGGTAAGGAATAG
- a CDS encoding 2'-5' RNA ligase family protein, whose protein sequence is MRYGIAVFPSKKVQDVANSYRKRYDPHYALIPPHITMKEAFEAEEEEIENKIIPELSEIAKNTEPFSYGVYKVSSFSPVTNTIYLKIEPSDEIFELNDKLHAGELPEEKDFAFVPHITIAQKLSDEEFSDVYGSLTMLKFDLNDKVDRFQLLYQLENGAWSVYETFRLGKG, encoded by the coding sequence ATGAGATACGGAATAGCAGTTTTTCCATCAAAAAAAGTACAGGATGTGGCGAATTCTTACCGCAAGCGGTATGATCCCCACTATGCGTTGATTCCCCCACATATCACGATGAAAGAAGCATTTGAAGCAGAAGAAGAAGAAATTGAGAATAAAATCATCCCTGAATTGAGCGAAATCGCTAAAAATACGGAGCCTTTTTCCTATGGTGTATATAAGGTGAGCTCTTTTTCTCCGGTTACAAATACGATTTACTTAAAAATCGAACCGTCCGATGAAATTTTTGAATTGAATGATAAGCTTCATGCTGGAGAACTCCCGGAGGAGAAAGATTTTGCTTTTGTTCCACATATTACAATTGCCCAGAAGCTTTCAGATGAAGAATTTTCTGATGTATATGGCAGCCTAACCATGCTGAAATTCGACTTAAATGATAAGGTCGATCGCTTCCAGTTGCTTTATCAGCTTGAAAATGGGGCTTGGAGTGTATACGAAACATTCCGCCTTGGCAAAGGGTGA
- a CDS encoding GNAT family N-acetyltransferase, with protein MEIVKVRNKQQKDDAFYVRRVVFVEEQQVPLEIEIDEFDDTAIHFVGYMEKQPVAASRLRFVQGFGKLERICVMKECRGQSFGKQIIESMEEVIRDYAFDKAKLNAQTQAEAFYESLGYVTISDPFQDAGIPHVTMVKKL; from the coding sequence GTGGAGATCGTGAAGGTTAGAAATAAACAGCAAAAAGACGACGCTTTCTATGTGAGACGCGTCGTCTTTGTAGAGGAACAACAAGTTCCCTTGGAAATAGAAATCGATGAATTTGATGATACCGCCATCCATTTTGTTGGATATATGGAAAAACAGCCGGTCGCCGCTTCTCGACTACGCTTTGTCCAGGGGTTTGGAAAACTTGAACGGATTTGTGTCATGAAGGAATGCCGAGGTCAATCCTTCGGTAAACAGATCATCGAATCTATGGAAGAAGTCATTCGGGATTATGCATTTGACAAAGCCAAATTGAATGCCCAGACTCAGGCAGAGGCTTTTTATGAATCCCTTGGGTATGTTACCATTTCAGACCCCTTCCAAGATGCCGGTATCCCTCACGTCACGATGGTGAAAAAATTATAA
- a CDS encoding DUF421 domain-containing protein, giving the protein MDYLQITLETLFGFSALFVMTKFLGKTQITQITAFDFISALVLGELVGNALYDKDVGVLNVGFAILLWTILIFTTEVITQKFKGTRKILEGSPSLVIYKGKIDRDQLKKNKLDLNQLQHLLRSKDVFSIQEVQYAVLETDGTISVLKSSQYQNVTRNDMNLAPQPVPLPRTIISDGEIIWDNLKEAGFDEKWLHDQLRAQSFNDTAQVMYAEHKEGEPDLFIIGL; this is encoded by the coding sequence ATGGATTACTTACAAATTACTTTGGAAACACTTTTTGGTTTTTCTGCACTTTTTGTTATGACAAAATTCCTTGGAAAAACACAAATCACCCAAATTACCGCATTCGACTTCATCTCTGCTCTTGTCCTTGGGGAACTTGTCGGTAATGCTTTATACGACAAAGATGTTGGAGTCCTTAATGTCGGCTTTGCCATCTTGTTATGGACTATTCTCATCTTCACCACGGAAGTGATTACCCAAAAGTTTAAAGGAACACGTAAGATATTGGAAGGAAGTCCTTCCCTCGTCATATATAAAGGGAAAATCGATCGTGATCAACTTAAGAAGAATAAGTTGGACCTTAATCAACTTCAGCATTTATTACGCTCCAAGGATGTTTTTTCTATCCAGGAAGTTCAATACGCGGTGCTTGAGACAGACGGTACAATCTCTGTCCTTAAATCCTCCCAGTATCAAAATGTCACACGTAACGATATGAATTTAGCCCCTCAACCCGTCCCTCTCCCTCGTACCATTATCAGTGATGGGGAGATCATTTGGGACAATCTCAAAGAAGCAGGCTTTGATGAGAAGTGGCTTCATGATCAACTGAGAGCACAAAGTTTTAATGACACTGCACAAGTCATGTATGCCGAACACAAAGAAGGCGAACCGGACTTATTCATCATTGGTCTGTAA
- a CDS encoding MBL fold metallo-hydrolase, translating into MSFQQLDECCYYYHSTVNIGYVHQGMNGVLIDAGIDASSVKKVLKELEKRELPLTHLFITHAHADHYGGARFVQENYEVHTVAPVFEEAILRNPGMEPLYLFGGNDPLPELHNKFLEGPSVRVDEVVEEGEVGFGSLRAEAYHLPGHSYHQLALKVNDILFAADSYFSLETLKKHKIPFMTDVSLALDSLDRLSQIPCSGAVPGHGKFEPSPSMTIQNNMDYHEQLSAWLHQYLSEEGPAAHEVIVRAMCEHYNVEAQGLSQWLLFRTAVTAYLIGLKKAGLVEDRIMNNTWSFYITDQ; encoded by the coding sequence ATGTCTTTTCAACAGCTGGATGAATGTTGTTATTACTATCATAGTACGGTCAATATTGGATATGTACATCAAGGGATGAATGGGGTACTCATCGATGCAGGAATCGATGCTTCATCCGTGAAAAAGGTGCTCAAGGAACTCGAGAAAAGAGAGCTTCCTTTGACGCACCTTTTTATTACCCATGCCCATGCAGATCATTATGGAGGGGCGAGGTTTGTTCAGGAAAACTACGAAGTTCATACCGTCGCTCCTGTGTTTGAAGAAGCTATTTTAAGAAACCCAGGGATGGAACCTCTTTATTTATTCGGAGGAAATGATCCATTGCCAGAGTTACATAATAAATTTTTAGAAGGACCATCTGTAAGGGTGGATGAGGTCGTGGAAGAAGGGGAGGTAGGGTTTGGTTCGTTAAGAGCGGAAGCTTACCACCTTCCTGGTCATAGTTATCATCAGTTAGCCTTGAAAGTCAATGACATTCTTTTTGCAGCTGACAGTTATTTTAGTTTAGAGACACTGAAAAAACATAAGATTCCCTTCATGACAGATGTCAGTTTGGCGTTGGACAGTTTGGACCGCCTTTCTCAAATTCCATGCTCGGGGGCAGTTCCCGGGCATGGTAAGTTTGAGCCTTCTCCTTCCATGACGATCCAAAACAACATGGATTACCATGAGCAGCTGTCCGCGTGGCTGCACCAATACCTGTCTGAAGAAGGTCCAGCTGCGCATGAGGTAATCGTTAGGGCTATGTGCGAACACTATAACGTTGAAGCTCAGGGTTTGTCCCAATGGCTGCTATTCAGAACAGCGGTCACCGCTTACTTGATTGGATTGAAAAAAGCGGGCCTCGTGGAGGACCGCATTATGAACAACACGTGGAGTTTTTATATTACAGACCAATGA
- a CDS encoding DUF1360 domain-containing protein yields MMLSVMEILLLALATFRLTRLIVRDYIMEWIRRPFIEVKVIQNEHGVEEEWVEPKGFIGEGLSCQWCVGVWSALIMLFFYIIVPYGEWLVLLLALAGLQSIIYTWVDRQ; encoded by the coding sequence ATGATGTTAAGTGTGATGGAAATCCTATTGCTGGCCCTTGCTACTTTCCGTCTGACCCGTCTCATTGTTAGAGATTATATTATGGAATGGATCCGCCGTCCTTTTATCGAGGTCAAGGTGATTCAGAATGAGCACGGCGTAGAAGAAGAATGGGTGGAACCTAAAGGTTTTATCGGAGAAGGGTTAAGTTGTCAGTGGTGTGTCGGTGTGTGGTCTGCTTTAATTATGCTTTTCTTCTATATTATTGTTCCGTACGGAGAGTGGTTGGTGCTGTTGCTGGCCCTTGCCGGATTACAATCCATCATCTATACATGGGTTGATCGACAATGA
- a CDS encoding CotY/CotZ family spore coat protein, which translates to MSCGKRFDSGSCVIDILKDIVDAQNDVMHDCTTSCERSIADLLGDTGGGSGFDTVPVILYCKDGCTPFKGYGSKRSGDDCKVKGSFFFRVKSVDDDGCAILELLFAERRHDDDDEDEVEGSRRHKGFDPKSPADQSCKNLRASGICITVDLNCFCHVTCLPAAATL; encoded by the coding sequence ATGAGCTGTGGAAAAAGATTCGATTCAGGTTCATGTGTGATTGATATCCTTAAAGATATCGTCGATGCTCAGAATGATGTCATGCACGATTGCACGACAAGCTGTGAGCGTTCAATCGCAGACCTTTTAGGTGACACTGGTGGAGGGTCCGGCTTCGACACGGTTCCTGTCATCCTTTACTGTAAAGATGGATGCACACCTTTCAAAGGCTACGGTTCAAAACGAAGCGGCGATGATTGCAAAGTGAAGGGAAGCTTCTTCTTCAGAGTTAAATCTGTAGATGATGATGGTTGTGCCATCCTTGAACTTCTTTTTGCTGAACGCCGTCATGATGATGACGACGAAGATGAGGTTGAAGGATCACGCCGTCACAAAGGCTTCGATCCAAAATCACCAGCTGACCAAAGCTGCAAAAACCTTCGCGCTTCAGGCATCTGTATCACAGTGGACTTAAACTGCTTCTGCCACGTAACATGTCTTCCGGCAGCAGCAACTCTTTAA
- a CDS encoding CotO family spore coat protein, which translates to MAEEKRLAKQPMLYIVQPKGLKPAEVPMQTSFRSQRPSKAEEKTEQPPAEAPSNEREIRMRRQNSPHRQELAKLNKSEEPEAGGDERNEDASAVSSEEKVEKDAPRDRRQRFHDMTLEEKVLYFFNLSPHVPKMKCEVTTEEENYRGYITDYVDGVVHMKVFQRPFQREVVFEDIKDIRLLGF; encoded by the coding sequence ATGGCAGAAGAAAAGCGACTTGCTAAGCAGCCGATGCTTTATATTGTCCAGCCTAAGGGCTTGAAACCAGCAGAAGTCCCCATGCAAACAAGCTTTCGAAGTCAGCGTCCTTCTAAAGCAGAAGAGAAGACAGAACAGCCGCCGGCAGAAGCTCCATCGAATGAACGTGAAATACGGATGCGCAGACAAAACTCCCCTCACCGTCAAGAGCTGGCTAAATTGAACAAATCTGAAGAGCCTGAGGCGGGTGGAGACGAAAGGAATGAGGATGCTTCAGCTGTTAGTTCAGAAGAAAAGGTGGAAAAGGATGCACCACGAGATCGAAGACAACGATTCCATGACATGACGCTGGAGGAAAAAGTTTTATATTTCTTCAACCTTTCCCCTCACGTGCCTAAAATGAAATGTGAAGTAACGACAGAAGAGGAAAATTACCGGGGGTACATTACGGATTATGTAGATGGTGTCGTGCACATGAAAGTTTTTCAACGTCCGTTTCAGCGGGAGGTAGTATTTGAAGACATTAAAGATATTAGACTTCTAGGGTTTTAG
- a CDS encoding EAL domain-containing protein, whose protein sequence is MSLAQQRERKSTEDVLASYMNEEKLFMHYQPIIDIHKESVIGFEALTRFPPTTYFKSPVELFQFADQTNRLFQLEKHTRELAIDSITDHLQNEQQLWVNLTPNVIHDDSFSPGFTHAVLKNTSLNPDQIVFEITEHSAISDFQSFRKLLTHYREQGFKVAIDDVGAGYSSLQMISELKPDYMKIDRSLIIDIDQFREKQYMVEALQHIGKKLGAGIIAEGVETEGECLQLIQMGISLMQGYYFAKPGYPPPPLPRSISEQLKQQRNSKMFPLNIDKGTTFSELMTWISAYQGSYDHHSALIHDTNGKKVIPLTEVVRFVTFNHSKKEATVWTHLQSWFNK, encoded by the coding sequence ATGAGCCTTGCTCAACAACGAGAGCGCAAGTCCACAGAAGATGTACTCGCTTCTTACATGAATGAGGAAAAGCTTTTTATGCATTATCAACCCATCATCGACATACATAAAGAAAGCGTCATCGGTTTTGAGGCGCTGACAAGATTTCCGCCGACCACTTATTTCAAAAGCCCTGTGGAACTCTTCCAATTCGCGGATCAGACGAACCGGTTATTTCAACTTGAAAAACATACACGGGAGCTTGCCATCGACTCAATCACCGACCACTTGCAAAATGAACAGCAATTGTGGGTGAATTTAACTCCAAATGTCATTCATGACGATTCTTTCTCTCCAGGTTTCACCCATGCCGTATTAAAAAATACAAGCTTGAACCCGGACCAAATCGTCTTTGAAATCACCGAGCACTCTGCCATTTCTGATTTTCAAAGCTTCCGAAAGCTGCTGACACATTATAGGGAACAAGGATTTAAAGTAGCCATAGATGACGTAGGTGCCGGTTATTCCTCACTGCAGATGATTTCTGAATTAAAACCGGACTATATGAAAATCGATCGATCCTTGATCATCGATATCGATCAATTCCGTGAAAAACAATACATGGTAGAGGCTTTACAGCATATTGGAAAGAAGTTAGGGGCTGGAATAATTGCCGAAGGAGTGGAAACCGAGGGCGAGTGTCTTCAATTGATTCAAATGGGGATCTCCCTTATGCAGGGATATTATTTTGCAAAGCCTGGATATCCTCCTCCCCCGCTACCAAGGTCCATATCTGAACAATTGAAACAACAAAGAAATAGCAAGATGTTTCCTTTAAATATTGATAAGGGTACTACATTTTCTGAACTGATGACATGGATATCGGCTTATCAAGGAAGCTATGATCACCACTCCGCACTGATCCATGATACTAATGGAAAAAAAGTGATTCCATTAACAGAAGTGGTGCGATTTGTTACCTTCAATCATTCCAAAAAGGAAGCAACCGTATGGACACACCTTCAATCCTGGTTTAATAAATGA
- the fabI gene encoding enoyl-ACP reductase FabI: MNFSLEGRTYVVMGVANKRSIAWGIARSLHSAGARLIFTVASERFKKSVQDLADTLEGGEESLVYECDVTDDEAIIQTFEQIGKDVGTIHGLAHCIAFANREELKDEFLNTSRDGFLTAHNISSYSLTAVARAAQPLMTDGGSIVTLTYLGGEQVVKNYNVMGVAKASLDASVKYLANDLGKHNIRVNAISAGPIRTLSAKGVGDFNQILKVIEERAPLGRPVTQEEVGDTGYYLMSDLSRGVTGEVIHVDSGFSIVAY; this comes from the coding sequence ATGAACTTTTCATTAGAAGGACGTACGTATGTCGTCATGGGAGTGGCGAACAAACGAAGCATTGCCTGGGGGATTGCCCGTTCGCTTCACTCGGCTGGAGCGCGTTTAATTTTCACAGTTGCATCGGAGCGGTTCAAGAAGTCGGTACAGGATCTTGCCGATACTCTAGAAGGTGGCGAGGAGTCACTTGTTTATGAATGTGACGTGACAGACGATGAAGCGATCATTCAGACATTTGAACAAATTGGAAAAGATGTAGGCACGATTCACGGCCTTGCGCACTGTATCGCATTTGCCAATCGTGAAGAATTGAAGGATGAATTCTTAAACACAAGTCGCGATGGTTTCCTTACTGCTCACAACATCAGCTCATATTCTCTAACAGCGGTCGCTCGTGCAGCCCAACCGTTGATGACAGATGGAGGAAGTATCGTAACCCTCACTTATCTTGGAGGGGAACAAGTTGTGAAGAATTATAACGTCATGGGTGTAGCGAAAGCGAGCCTTGATGCAAGTGTTAAATACTTAGCGAACGATCTTGGTAAACATAACATTCGAGTGAATGCTATCTCCGCTGGGCCAATCCGTACACTTTCCGCTAAGGGCGTCGGTGATTTTAATCAAATTCTTAAGGTGATTGAGGAACGTGCGCCATTGGGACGCCCTGTCACTCAAGAAGAAGTCGGTGACACCGGTTATTATCTAATGAGTGATCTATCTCGCGGCGTGACCGGAGAAGTGATTCATGTGGATTCCGGATTTAGTATTGTCGCTTACTAA